A stretch of the Clostridium fungisolvens genome encodes the following:
- a CDS encoding DUF1003 domain-containing protein → MNDKEKLYYSKEDLVRQILENDKDLKGSNINEELLHELISGKISKNINETNDENSTLGQRVADKVAAFGGSWAFIISFGLVILIWIIGNVVVLSNKAFDPYPFVFLNLVLSCLAAIQAPIIMMSQNRQSEKDRLTAANDYLINLKSEIIVEDLHYKIDMLIKQQAENTKNIEMLLKTIEELKK, encoded by the coding sequence ATGAATGATAAGGAAAAGTTATATTATAGTAAGGAAGATTTAGTAAGGCAGATATTAGAAAATGATAAGGATTTAAAAGGTAGTAATATTAATGAAGAACTGCTGCATGAACTTATTAGTGGAAAAATATCAAAAAATATAAATGAAACAAATGATGAAAATTCAACATTGGGTCAAAGAGTTGCAGATAAGGTAGCAGCATTTGGTGGCAGCTGGGCATTTATAATAAGTTTTGGTTTGGTGATATTAATTTGGATCATAGGGAATGTAGTTGTTTTGAGCAATAAAGCATTTGATCCATATCCATTTGTGTTTTTAAATCTTGTATTATCATGTCTCGCTGCAATACAGGCTCCCATAATAATGATGTCACAAAATCGTCAATCAGAAAAAGATAGACTAACAGCTGCTAACGATTATCTTATTAATTTAAAATCTGAAATTATAGTAGAAGATTTGCATTATAAGATTGATATGTTAATTAAGCAACAAGCTGAGAATACTAAAAATATAGAGATGTTATTAAAGACAATAGAAGAATTAAAAAAATAA
- a CDS encoding amidase domain-containing protein, producing MIKNRISIVSFSLIIFVNLMLGCENGIKDAKDTQQKSFSKEAITDSTESSSNKNDIHVNDKNLNQVESNKENSINNVDMNELKSELERIYNERSTALVSGDIASLNALFDTSQKYGQLALEHEIKRVKYLNDWSSERNITFGTIGSSVSIKKVYPQDNILKVYLHESYKFDYVYDKDINSPIDSFRIGIRHTTSLIKKNEKWVIYSDRYTDCFEDALHRYTNVVAKLPEKPSSVHNTNNNYQTVNYCKVFYDRQKAVYYADKYCGAAFETNNDLKYNEKYNDYNGRGGDCTNYISQVLADKEGGGMPLGGIWTPSSKTWVNANSLKNYLINSGKGTVINVGTFKELTKPSKTSAKGIIGNLQIGDLIAYEKGPNNIDHFAVITGFDSHGYPLVNSHTTDRYHVPWDLGWGDAKIRFFLIHING from the coding sequence ATGATAAAAAATCGTATTTCTATAGTTTCTTTTTCTTTAATTATATTTGTTAACCTTATGTTAGGCTGTGAAAATGGAATTAAAGATGCTAAAGATACTCAACAAAAAAGTTTTTCAAAAGAAGCGATTACAGACTCCACTGAAAGTAGTTCGAATAAAAATGATATTCATGTTAATGATAAAAATCTAAACCAAGTAGAGTCTAATAAAGAAAATTCAATCAACAATGTTGATATGAATGAATTAAAATCCGAATTAGAGAGAATATATAATGAACGCTCAACAGCTCTTGTATCTGGTGATATAGCATCTTTAAACGCACTTTTTGATACCTCGCAAAAATATGGCCAACTGGCATTAGAACATGAAATTAAACGTGTAAAATATCTCAACGATTGGTCCAGTGAAAGAAATATAACATTTGGTACAATAGGATCTTCTGTGTCAATAAAGAAGGTGTACCCCCAAGATAATATACTAAAAGTGTATTTGCATGAATCATATAAATTTGACTATGTTTATGATAAAGATATTAACTCTCCAATTGATTCTTTTAGGATTGGAATAAGACATACTACAAGCTTGATTAAAAAGAATGAAAAGTGGGTTATTTATAGTGATCGATACACTGACTGCTTTGAGGATGCCTTACATAGATACACTAATGTAGTTGCTAAACTGCCAGAAAAGCCATCATCTGTTCATAATACAAATAATAATTATCAGACAGTAAATTATTGCAAAGTTTTTTATGATAGACAAAAAGCTGTATATTATGCTGATAAATATTGTGGCGCCGCTTTTGAAACCAATAATGATTTAAAATACAATGAAAAGTATAATGACTATAACGGCAGAGGTGGAGACTGTACTAATTATATATCTCAAGTATTAGCAGATAAAGAAGGGGGAGGCATGCCTTTGGGAGGCATTTGGACTCCTAGTAGCAAAACTTGGGTTAATGCAAATAGTTTAAAAAACTACTTAATAAATAGCGGTAAGGGGACTGTGATTAATGTTGGCACCTTTAAGGAATTAACCAAGCCTTCAAAAACTTCTGCTAAAGGTATAATTGGCAACTTGCAAATTGGAGATTTAATCGCATATGAGAAAGGTCCAAACAATATAGATCACTTTGCAGTTATAACAGGCTTTGACTCTCATGGTTATCCATTAGTAAATTCCCATACGACAGATAGGTATCATGTCCCTTGGGATTTAGGATGGGGGGATGCTAAAATCAGATTTTTTCTTATACATATAAACGGATAA
- a CDS encoding DUF2508 family protein: MNKNFILEYVKSKVDSSKEKNDLLRQIEDARLELEWAWEVFNYVNDPKLIEVAIFSEQAARTRYEFLISEAKKFGIKADTTLNLRVCK; the protein is encoded by the coding sequence ATGAATAAAAATTTTATATTAGAGTATGTTAAAAGTAAGGTTGACTCTTCAAAGGAAAAAAATGATTTGTTACGTCAGATTGAAGATGCTAGATTAGAGTTGGAATGGGCTTGGGAAGTATTTAATTATGTCAATGACCCTAAGCTTATAGAAGTTGCTATATTCTCTGAACAAGCAGCTAGAACACGATATGAGTTTCTTATAAGTGAGGCTAAAAAATTTGGTATAAAAGCAGATACAACATTAAATTTAAGAGTATGTAAATAA
- a CDS encoding pro-sigmaK processing inhibitor BofA family protein, whose protein sequence is MDALIFGAIGLILLVILVKFFSWPLKILMKLLINGVLGVILLLITNYVGQQFFHFTIGINVITALIAGFFGIPGVIFLIVFKLFL, encoded by the coding sequence ATGGATGCATTAATATTTGGTGCCATAGGTTTAATTTTATTGGTTATTTTAGTTAAATTTTTTTCGTGGCCATTAAAAATACTGATGAAGTTATTGATAAACGGGGTATTAGGAGTTATTTTGCTTCTAATAACTAACTACGTAGGACAACAATTTTTTCATTTCACTATAGGTATAAATGTCATAACTGCATTGATTGCAGGTTTTTTTGGAATACCAGGAGTTATATTTTTAATAGTTTTTAAGTTATTTCTTTAA
- a CDS encoding carboxypeptidase M32, giving the protein MNLNEKLKEVREYIKTKELLDQATGLVYWDMRVGMPKKAVEQRAEVVGYLSSEGYKFTTSEKVKGFIEFFKPHLDELNVIDRAMIEELRRQYDEIKRIPEDKYKEYVILCSKSEAAWEEAKEKNDFSIFKPYLGKVIEYQKEFLEYAGYTETKYDSLLDKYERGITVEKLDEVFGELRDAIVDLLNRIKNSGTNIDDSFFKNKFTKDEQEEFGLFVLRKMGYDFDAGRLDESVHPFTINFGNKDVRITTNYHENEFRSALFSSIHEGGHALYEQDIPDELMGTGLGTGVSMGIHESQSRFYENILGRSKAFWKYFFPEAKKRFNQLKDVSFEEFYKAINIVEPSLIRTEADELTYSLHVIIRYEIEKLIFNGEVNLEDLPKIWNEKYKEYLGVEPSNDAEGILQDMHWSDGSFGYFPSYALGNLYGAQMLKKMLNDSPAIFDEVENGNLDTIHQWLKENVHKHGAVYKPADLIKLISGEELNAKYFIKYLNDKYKEVYNLK; this is encoded by the coding sequence GTGAATTTAAATGAGAAGCTTAAAGAGGTAAGGGAATATATTAAGACAAAGGAACTTTTAGATCAAGCAACTGGTTTAGTGTACTGGGATATGAGAGTTGGTATGCCTAAAAAAGCTGTAGAGCAAAGAGCTGAAGTTGTAGGATATCTTTCTAGCGAAGGATATAAGTTTACTACATCAGAGAAAGTTAAAGGGTTTATAGAGTTTTTCAAACCACATCTAGATGAGCTAAATGTTATAGATAGAGCTATGATAGAAGAGCTTAGAAGACAATATGATGAAATAAAAAGGATACCTGAAGATAAATATAAGGAGTATGTAATATTGTGCTCCAAATCAGAAGCTGCGTGGGAAGAAGCCAAAGAAAAAAATGATTTCAGTATATTTAAGCCATACCTAGGAAAAGTCATAGAGTACCAAAAGGAATTCTTAGAGTATGCTGGATATACTGAAACCAAATATGATAGTTTGCTAGATAAGTATGAAAGAGGAATAACAGTAGAGAAACTTGATGAAGTATTTGGAGAACTAAGAGATGCCATAGTGGATTTATTGAATAGAATAAAGAATAGTGGAACAAACATAGATGATTCATTCTTTAAAAATAAATTTACTAAAGATGAACAAGAAGAGTTTGGATTATTTGTCTTAAGGAAAATGGGATATGATTTTGATGCAGGAAGATTAGATGAAAGTGTTCATCCTTTTACTATTAACTTTGGAAATAAAGATGTAAGAATAACTACAAATTATCACGAAAATGAATTTAGAAGTGCTTTGTTTAGTAGTATTCATGAGGGGGGTCATGCACTATATGAGCAAGATATTCCTGATGAATTAATGGGAACAGGCCTAGGAACTGGAGTATCCATGGGTATACATGAATCTCAATCAAGATTTTATGAAAATATTTTAGGAAGAAGCAAAGCATTTTGGAAGTACTTCTTTCCGGAAGCAAAGAAGAGATTTAATCAGTTAAAGGATGTAAGCTTTGAGGAGTTTTATAAGGCTATCAATATAGTTGAACCTTCGCTTATAAGAACAGAGGCAGATGAATTGACTTATAGTCTTCATGTAATTATAAGATATGAAATAGAAAAGCTGATATTCAATGGTGAAGTTAACTTGGAGGATTTACCTAAGATTTGGAATGAAAAGTATAAGGAATATCTAGGGGTTGAACCATCGAATGATGCAGAAGGGATACTTCAAGATATGCACTGGTCTGACGGTTCCTTTGGATATTTTCCTAGTTATGCATTAGGTAATCTTTATGGTGCTCAAATGCTTAAAAAAATGCTTAATGATAGTCCAGCAATTTTCGATGAGGTTGAAAATGGAAATCTTGATACGATACATCAATGGCTTAAAGAAAATGTGCATAAACATGGAGCAGTATATAAACCTGCTGATCTTATTAAATTAATTTCTGGTGAAGAATTAAATGCAAAGTATTTTATAAAATACTTAAATGATAAATATAAAGAAGTCTATAATTTAAAGTAG
- a CDS encoding CsxC family protein: MAENNKYNCGCAKSETLVQAHGSNSCVKGIKPPFFSRLPVVIAAKEVEIGIESCISLPYAERYYEIKRTKKNLFVTQARVVSLNDKCGKLFLQGYIEKNIEYATADCVSKDKGVINGDIRHHTVKVPFHVITDIDFLLKPVNKDRTSLTESDLYCDASEYDSCNCSCDGVKGKAYCESDFKEGTTYNSRPFIKLDGFKIIELDMYKDPSPLGCEYDGWEEHKDDKKPVPEHEDKCNCTPEYEGTLYSKIVEKMVLFLDIKVLQEQYVLVEC; encoded by the coding sequence ATGGCAGAGAATAATAAATATAATTGTGGATGTGCAAAATCAGAAACTTTGGTTCAAGCACATGGTTCTAATAGTTGTGTAAAAGGAATAAAACCACCATTCTTTAGCAGACTTCCTGTAGTTATAGCTGCAAAAGAAGTAGAAATAGGTATTGAATCTTGTATAAGTCTTCCTTATGCTGAAAGATACTATGAAATTAAGAGAACAAAGAAGAATTTATTTGTAACTCAAGCTAGAGTAGTAAGCTTAAACGACAAATGCGGAAAACTATTCTTACAAGGTTATATTGAAAAGAATATAGAGTATGCTACTGCAGATTGCGTAAGCAAAGATAAGGGAGTAATAAACGGCGATATAAGACATCATACTGTAAAGGTTCCTTTCCATGTTATAACTGACATCGACTTCCTATTAAAACCAGTAAATAAAGATAGAACAAGTTTAACTGAATCTGATCTTTATTGTGATGCATCTGAATACGATAGCTGTAACTGCTCTTGTGACGGAGTAAAAGGAAAAGCTTATTGTGAATCAGATTTTAAAGAAGGCACAACTTACAATAGCAGACCATTTATAAAACTTGATGGATTCAAGATAATAGAATTAGATATGTACAAAGATCCATCTCCATTAGGCTGCGAATATGATGGTTGGGAAGAGCATAAAGATGATAAGAAACCAGTGCCAGAACATGAAGATAAATGTAATTGTACTCCTGAATATGAAGGTACTTTATATTCAAAGATAGTTGAAAAAATGGTACTTTTCTTAGATATAAAAGTTCTTCAAGAACAGTATGTATTAGTAGAATGCTAA
- a CDS encoding pyridoxal-phosphate-dependent aminotransferase family protein produces MHKKLFIPGPVEVRQEVLEQMAKPLIGHRGKEASELQRRISNNLKKLFYTESEILLSTSSGSGLMEGAIRSCTLKKAAVFSCGAFGDRWYEMALHNNVPADKFQVEWGKAIKAEVVEEVLSTGEYDLIAITHNETSTGLMNNLEEISKVVKKYPEVVFCVDTVSSAGGTKIEVDKLGIDICITSSQKALGLPPGLAVCTFSNKAKERAEKVPFRGTYLDLLAIYKYIQKKDYQYPSTPSLSHMFALDYELNYIVNEEGIENRFSRHLEMANIVREWAKKYFNIFPEEGYWSDTVTNITNTRGIDIGALNKELGNRGFQLSNGYGKLKDKTFRIAHMADCSVDDIKELLFNINQILGLE; encoded by the coding sequence ATGCACAAAAAATTATTTATTCCCGGACCAGTAGAGGTAAGACAGGAAGTTTTAGAACAAATGGCAAAACCTTTAATAGGTCATAGAGGAAAGGAAGCTTCAGAGCTTCAAAGAAGGATAAGTAACAATCTTAAAAAACTTTTTTATACAGAAAGTGAGATATTACTTTCTACTAGTTCAGGTAGCGGACTTATGGAGGGCGCCATAAGATCATGCACATTAAAGAAAGCAGCTGTCTTCTCCTGTGGGGCTTTTGGAGATAGATGGTATGAAATGGCTTTACACAATAATGTGCCTGCAGATAAATTTCAGGTTGAGTGGGGCAAAGCTATAAAGGCAGAAGTTGTAGAAGAAGTACTTTCTACAGGTGAGTATGACTTAATAGCTATTACTCATAATGAAACATCAACTGGACTAATGAACAATTTAGAAGAAATTTCAAAGGTAGTGAAGAAGTACCCAGAAGTGGTTTTCTGTGTAGATACAGTAAGCTCAGCTGGTGGTACAAAAATAGAAGTTGATAAATTAGGTATAGATATTTGCATAACTTCAAGTCAAAAGGCATTGGGCTTGCCTCCGGGACTCGCAGTGTGCACATTCTCAAACAAGGCTAAAGAAAGAGCTGAAAAGGTTCCTTTTAGAGGCACTTATCTAGATTTATTAGCAATTTATAAATATATACAGAAAAAGGATTATCAATATCCATCAACACCATCATTATCTCATATGTTTGCTTTAGATTATGAACTAAATTATATAGTAAATGAAGAAGGTATTGAAAATAGATTTAGTAGACATTTAGAAATGGCAAATATAGTTAGAGAGTGGGCGAAAAAATATTTTAACATTTTCCCTGAAGAAGGTTATTGGTCAGATACCGTGACTAATATAACTAACACAAGAGGTATTGATATTGGAGCACTTAACAAAGAGCTAGGCAATAGAGGTTTTCAATTATCTAATGGATATGGAAAGCTTAAAGATAAGACTTTTAGAATAGCTCATATGGCGGATTGCAGTGTAGATGATATCAAAGAACTTTTATTTAATATTAATCAAATCTTAGGACTTGAATAA
- a CDS encoding D-2-hydroxyacid dehydrogenase, which yields MYRVLVTDGLEKEAILKLRDLGFEVVEEHYVPEELGVILREFDVVVVRSATKINKRIIDKASKTGRLKAIIRGGVGVDNIDVSYALENGIQVMNTPNASSASVAELTIAHMFALARFINISNVTMRNLEWNKKKYEGIELSGKTLGIVGMGRIGREVAKRACCLGMNVLYFDGLGELNDLEKYEYGYRDFDELLKESDFITLHVPFDSSKGPLIAKKEFELMKDGTYIINCARGKVVDEAALLDALNSGKIAGAGIDVFEEEPTRNKELVNHPRVSATPHIGAATREAQTRIGNEIVEIIGDFFHK from the coding sequence ATGTATAGAGTATTGGTGACAGATGGACTAGAAAAAGAAGCTATTTTAAAACTTAGAGATTTAGGTTTTGAAGTAGTAGAAGAGCACTATGTACCAGAAGAACTTGGTGTAATACTAAGAGAGTTTGATGTAGTGGTTGTTAGGTCAGCTACTAAGATAAATAAGAGAATAATAGATAAGGCCAGTAAGACTGGAAGGTTGAAGGCCATTATTAGAGGTGGAGTAGGAGTAGATAATATAGATGTTTCCTACGCTTTAGAAAATGGAATTCAGGTAATGAATACACCCAATGCAAGTTCAGCTTCAGTAGCAGAGCTTACTATAGCTCATATGTTTGCACTTGCAAGGTTTATAAATATATCAAATGTAACAATGAGAAACTTAGAGTGGAATAAAAAGAAATATGAAGGCATAGAACTAAGTGGAAAAACCTTAGGAATAGTAGGTATGGGTAGAATCGGAAGAGAAGTTGCTAAGAGAGCCTGCTGCTTAGGTATGAATGTTCTATATTTTGATGGACTAGGTGAATTAAATGATCTTGAAAAATATGAATATGGATATAGAGATTTTGATGAACTTTTAAAAGAGTCAGATTTTATAACTCTTCATGTTCCGTTTGATAGCTCAAAGGGTCCTTTAATAGCTAAAAAAGAATTTGAATTAATGAAAGATGGAACTTATATAATTAATTGTGCAAGAGGTAAGGTTGTTGATGAGGCTGCTTTACTTGATGCACTAAATAGTGGGAAGATAGCGGGTGCAGGTATAGATGTATTTGAAGAAGAACCTACAAGAAATAAGGAGTTAGTAAACCATCCTAGAGTTAGTGCTACTCCGCATATAGGTGCAGCTACTAGAGAAGCTCAGACAAGAATAGGTAACGAAATTGTTGAAATTATAGGAGATTTCTTTCATAAATAA
- a CDS encoding DUF1015 domain-containing protein: MAIVRPFKAVRPMPELAAKVAALPYDVMNSDEAREIVQKNKYSFLHVDKAEINLDSSVDIYDEAVYKKAKEVLDRMEESKVFIQDNDDCLYIYKQTMNGRSQIGLVSCVSIDDYINNVIKKHEFTRPDKEQDRIKHVDYCDANTGPIFLTYRDNENISSIINNWIKKNPECDFISEDGVGHVVWKVDDKSTIDSLSEYFNRVDYLYIADGHHRAASAVKVGLMRRDGCKDFSGKEEFNFFLAVLFPESDLKIMDYNRVVKDLNGLTNAEFLDKISESFYITPQEKGEKYKPEQKHTFGMFLDGQWFKLEAKEDSFDNLDPVKSLDVSILQDNLLSPILGIIDPRSDKRIDFVGGIRGLDELEKRASSDMKVAFSMYPTSIDEVMSIADKGEVMPPKSTWFEPKLRSGLFIHKLK, from the coding sequence ATGGCTATAGTAAGACCTTTTAAAGCAGTTAGACCAATGCCGGAACTAGCTGCAAAAGTTGCTGCACTTCCATATGATGTTATGAACTCTGATGAAGCTAGAGAAATAGTACAGAAAAATAAATATTCCTTTCTTCATGTGGATAAAGCTGAGATAAACTTAGATTCATCTGTGGATATATATGATGAGGCTGTGTATAAAAAAGCTAAAGAAGTCTTGGATAGGATGGAAGAAAGCAAAGTTTTTATTCAAGATAATGACGATTGTCTCTATATATATAAACAAACAATGAATGGGAGAAGTCAAATTGGTTTAGTTTCTTGTGTTTCTATAGATGATTACATTAATAATGTTATAAAGAAACATGAGTTTACAAGGCCTGATAAAGAGCAAGATAGAATAAAACATGTTGATTACTGCGATGCAAATACAGGTCCTATATTTTTAACTTATAGGGATAATGAAAACATCTCAAGTATAATAAACAATTGGATTAAGAAAAATCCAGAGTGTGATTTTATATCTGAAGATGGGGTAGGACATGTTGTATGGAAAGTAGACGATAAAAGTACTATAGACTCTCTAAGTGAATACTTTAATAGAGTTGATTATCTTTATATAGCAGATGGACATCACAGAGCAGCTTCTGCTGTAAAAGTGGGATTAATGAGAAGAGATGGCTGTAAGGATTTTAGCGGGAAAGAAGAGTTTAACTTTTTTCTCGCAGTATTATTTCCAGAGTCTGATTTAAAAATTATGGACTATAATAGAGTAGTAAAAGATTTAAACGGATTAACAAATGCTGAATTTCTAGATAAGATAAGTGAAAGCTTTTATATAACACCTCAAGAAAAAGGTGAAAAGTATAAACCAGAACAAAAGCATACCTTTGGAATGTTTCTTGATGGACAGTGGTTCAAGTTAGAGGCTAAGGAAGATAGTTTTGATAACTTAGATCCTGTAAAAAGCTTAGATGTATCTATACTCCAAGACAATTTATTATCACCTATATTGGGGATAATAGATCCTAGGAGTGACAAGAGGATAGATTTTGTTGGTGGCATAAGAGGTCTGGATGAATTAGAAAAAAGAGCTTCATCTGATATGAAAGTAGCATTTTCAATGTATCCAACTTCAATTGATGAAGTAATGAGTATAGCAGATAAAGGAGAAGTTATGCCTCCAAAATCTACATGGTTTGAACCAAAGCTAAGAAGCGGATTATTTATTCATAAATTGAAGTAG
- a CDS encoding RNA polymerase sigma factor, with translation MEDKDIVERVLQGEALYFEYIIDKYEIPILKYIYSFIGDRTMAEDLCQETFISVYNKLYTYNNANKFSTWIYSIAHNKSIDYLRKITKNREIAIDNIKDSLSREKSPQEVVEYKETLDSIEDFIKKLDIIDKQILYLRYAHPDVSFRDISSMMGMNESTVKKRYYRLYDKYEVYLDRNLKGGGSLGLSKIQK, from the coding sequence TTGGAAGATAAAGATATAGTAGAACGTGTTTTACAAGGCGAAGCATTATATTTTGAATATATTATTGATAAATATGAAATTCCTATTTTAAAGTACATATATAGTTTTATAGGGGATAGAACTATGGCTGAGGATTTATGCCAAGAGACCTTTATATCAGTGTATAATAAGTTATACACCTATAATAATGCTAATAAGTTCTCTACTTGGATATATTCTATAGCACATAATAAGTCTATTGACTATTTGAGAAAGATAACTAAAAATCGTGAAATCGCAATTGATAACATTAAAGATTCACTTTCTAGAGAGAAATCGCCTCAGGAGGTAGTAGAATATAAGGAAACATTAGATTCAATAGAAGATTTTATAAAAAAACTAGACATTATAGATAAGCAGATATTATATTTACGTTATGCCCACCCTGATGTAAGTTTTAGGGATATATCAAGTATGATGGGGATGAATGAATCTACAGTGAAGAAACGGTACTATAGATTGTATGATAAATATGAAGTTTATCTAGATAGGAATCTTAAAGGAGGTGGTAGTCTTGGATTGTCAAAAATTCAGAAATAG
- a CDS encoding 5'-methylthioadenosine/adenosylhomocysteine nucleosidase has translation MTIGIIGAMTEELEILLKDMNLENTEKKANMTFHRGQLWGKNVVAVVCGIGKVNAAVCTQILISEYKVNMVINVGVAGGIGKDIYPGDVVIGNSLVQHDMDTTIFGDKPGQIPRMDTFDFKCDEKLVAIAQEACKSLPEINTFTGRIVSGDQFIASLEKIQWLAKEFDASACEMEGGSIAHVAYLNHVPFVVIRSISDNANNGAHMDYEKFIPIGVKNSTSILKAMIERI, from the coding sequence ATGACTATAGGAATTATTGGTGCAATGACTGAAGAACTTGAGATTCTTCTAAAGGATATGAATTTAGAAAACACTGAAAAGAAGGCAAATATGACTTTTCACCGTGGACAATTATGGGGCAAGAATGTAGTTGCTGTGGTTTGTGGCATAGGTAAAGTTAATGCTGCTGTATGTACGCAAATACTAATTAGTGAATATAAAGTCAATATGGTTATAAACGTTGGTGTTGCAGGTGGTATAGGTAAAGATATCTACCCTGGAGATGTAGTTATAGGTAACTCTCTAGTTCAACATGATATGGATACTACTATTTTTGGCGATAAACCTGGGCAAATACCAAGAATGGATACCTTTGATTTTAAATGCGATGAAAAACTTGTAGCTATAGCTCAAGAGGCTTGCAAATCACTTCCGGAGATAAATACATTTACCGGAAGAATAGTATCTGGAGATCAATTCATAGCAAGTTTAGAAAAAATCCAATGGCTTGCAAAAGAGTTTGATGCATCTGCATGTGAAATGGAAGGCGGAAGTATAGCACATGTAGCTTATTTAAATCATGTTCCATTTGTGGTTATAAGATCTATATCAGATAATGCCAACAATGGAGCTCATATGGATTATGAAAAGTTTATTCCTATTGGAGTAAAAAACTCAACATCTATATTAAAAGCTATGATAGAAAGAATCTAG
- a CDS encoding CPBP family intramembrane glutamic endopeptidase → MKLRKLIIFNPLIDLEEELLDSKKIGILKAIWIALLFSLIIPVVVQFILLIACAIVGASLSSYGGINSITSASKSEYFFLISSIFTLVATIFVMCRFFAIKTNLAFPERKFNKSDIIGIICLILGFRLLFSGSLNHVVSLIPLPKSIEDAFNNIFQNPLIGLITAIVIAPIQEEFVNRGIILNGLSKKYSSKVALIVSSLIFASMHMNLPQGINAFLLGLILGYIYLKTKSIFLSMMCHSINNILAFMPDIDSLSNIYLLVSLSIVVVVLGAVLFKIGLKRLDLKNRQIYFDTLRKDNTYDDEFNINI, encoded by the coding sequence ATGAAACTTAGAAAATTAATTATATTTAATCCACTAATTGATTTAGAAGAAGAATTATTGGATTCAAAAAAAATAGGAATTTTAAAAGCAATATGGATTGCTTTGTTATTCTCTCTAATTATACCTGTAGTAGTACAATTTATATTATTGATTGCCTGTGCCATCGTAGGAGCAAGCTTATCCTCATATGGAGGTATCAATAGCATAACCTCTGCTTCTAAATCAGAATACTTTTTTTTAATATCCTCTATATTTACTTTAGTGGCAACAATCTTTGTGATGTGCAGATTCTTTGCGATAAAAACTAATTTAGCTTTTCCAGAAAGAAAATTCAATAAATCCGACATAATAGGAATCATCTGCTTAATACTAGGATTTAGATTATTATTTTCCGGCTCATTAAATCATGTAGTAAGCTTAATACCTCTTCCTAAATCTATAGAGGATGCCTTTAATAATATATTTCAAAATCCTCTTATAGGACTTATCACTGCTATTGTAATAGCTCCAATTCAAGAAGAATTCGTAAATAGAGGCATAATATTAAATGGCCTCTCAAAAAAATACTCTTCAAAGGTAGCTTTAATTGTATCTTCGCTAATATTTGCTTCTATGCATATGAACTTACCTCAAGGTATTAACGCCTTCCTTCTTGGTCTCATACTAGGTTATATTTATCTAAAAACAAAGTCTATATTCTTATCCATGATGTGTCACTCTATAAATAATATACTTGCTTTCATGCCTGATATAGACAGTTTGTCTAATATATATTTATTAGTATCTCTATCAATAGTAGTTGTAGTGCTTGGTGCAGTCCTATTTAAAATTGGATTAAAAAGATTAGATTTAAAGAATAGACAAATTTATTTTGACACATTAAGAAAAGATAATACTTATGATGATGAATTCAATATTAATATATAA